The Chitinophagales bacterium sequence ATGCCGACTATTTCAGGGTCGTAACCAGCAGAAGCAGAAAGTCCTAAAATTTCAAATTGGTCAGGATTGTATTTGTCTAAAAATGTGATTGGAACGCCCATAACACCTTTATAGTCAGCAGGTATATCTTTAGTCTTGTTAACATTGATTGCATCATAGTTATCATAAGTAGGGTATTCTTCTGGCGAATAAGACTTGTAA is a genomic window containing:
- a CDS encoding modification methylase produces the protein YKSYSPEEYPTYDNYDAINVNKTKDIPADYKGVMGVPITFLDKYNPDQFEILGLSASAGYDPEIVGIPFKGTKDARPLIDGKNTYARIFIKNKAL